A stretch of Caenibius tardaugens NBRC 16725 DNA encodes these proteins:
- a CDS encoding MFS transporter has protein sequence MTADGAEQGERLTRQHFITLALLAVVVMFEGFDVSATSVVLPYLSEEFGTPIERLGEALAVIALGSMGAWILLRLADRFGRRPMLLLAAAGFSLGSLATVLSTDVPSYTGIQFVTRALLVSQVALAYLMVSESLPPKLRGRANGLLGAMGSFGAALPFLTIAPALETPLGWRLLFVIGAAPLVMMPLLFWRLRETPIWLAARDRGLPRPSAIAELKQLTAPGLRLSFIAMSLLWFIINFASSVGGLFFTLYVVKERGWPATDLAMIAPFGLIGAFVGYMGAGLLSDAIGRRWTVCLLAGLLGLLTMLCYASTDWKAIAAGFIGLQAMLGIWVVGYTLNSELFPTELRGAANGWCNNLIGRWGVVIAPAVMGYLSARVGGIGPAATGLAVTAWLAIPIMLFMTPETKGRNLDQAV, from the coding sequence ATGACAGCCGATGGCGCGGAACAGGGCGAACGATTGACGCGCCAGCATTTCATTACCCTTGCCCTGCTGGCGGTGGTGGTGATGTTCGAAGGGTTCGATGTCAGCGCGACCAGCGTGGTCCTGCCCTATCTCAGCGAGGAATTCGGCACGCCCATCGAACGGCTGGGCGAAGCACTGGCCGTGATCGCCCTGGGATCGATGGGGGCATGGATTCTGTTGCGGCTGGCCGACCGCTTTGGCCGCCGCCCGATGTTACTGCTGGCTGCGGCAGGCTTTTCACTGGGATCGCTGGCAACCGTACTGTCGACCGATGTTCCGTCCTACACCGGTATCCAGTTCGTTACGCGGGCGCTGCTCGTCAGCCAGGTGGCGTTGGCCTATCTCATGGTCAGCGAATCCCTGCCGCCCAAATTGCGTGGCCGGGCCAACGGCCTGCTTGGTGCGATGGGCAGCTTCGGCGCGGCGCTGCCGTTCCTGACCATTGCGCCCGCGCTGGAGACTCCGCTCGGCTGGCGCCTGCTGTTCGTGATCGGGGCGGCCCCGCTGGTGATGATGCCACTGCTGTTCTGGCGCCTGCGCGAAACGCCGATCTGGCTGGCCGCGCGCGACCGCGGACTGCCCCGCCCCTCCGCGATCGCGGAACTGAAGCAACTCACCGCCCCCGGTCTGCGCCTGTCCTTTATCGCGATGAGCCTGCTGTGGTTCATTATCAATTTCGCCAGTTCGGTGGGCGGGCTGTTCTTCACCCTTTATGTCGTGAAGGAACGGGGCTGGCCGGCAACCGATCTGGCCATGATTGCCCCCTTCGGCCTGATTGGCGCCTTTGTGGGCTATATGGGAGCCGGCCTCCTGTCGGATGCGATCGGACGTCGCTGGACCGTTTGCCTGCTTGCCGGGCTGCTCGGCCTGCTGACCATGCTCTGCTATGCCTCGACCGACTGGAAGGCGATTGCAGCAGGCTTTATCGGGCTGCAGGCGATGCTGGGAATCTGGGTCGTCGGCTACACGTTGAACAGCGAACTGTTCCCCACGGAATTGCGCGGTGCGGCCAATGGCTGGTGCAACAACCTGATCGGGCGCTGGGGCGTGGTCATTGCTCCGGCCGTCATGGGGTATCTCAGCGCGCGGGTCGGCGGCATTGGCCCGGCGGCAACCGGGCTGGCCGTCACAGCCTGGCTTGCGATACCGATCATGCTGTTCATGACCCCTGAAACGAAAGGGCGCAATCTCGATCAGGCAGTCTGA
- a CDS encoding DUF1214 domain-containing protein, giving the protein MDVRLSDTWRQFCMQLAEAGSVLDLPNAPGTAIDQAEGLRYLSRLTRAAFESIIEGGNPDFPRFYRLTTDTLKIGGDNPDNLYMNATIRGDRDYVITGTRGSVSYLSFGTKANRFAIDGKMASTGELEDAAMDIADDGRFTITLSATPQEGNWLPMQSDSTMLLVRQTFLDRADETPADLQITCLNRPERPAPADPDAMAAALTASAGFATHTARAFAGWSEMFMSHPNTLSPWDQTIFQNVGGDPNIHYLHGYWKLEPGEAWLIETEVPECRFWNFVLQNWWMESADYTFIPNAYLTKRTARFDSDGVLRIVVAERDPGVGNWIDTTGHRSGTALLRWISANDHPIPRCRVVPLDSL; this is encoded by the coding sequence ATGGATGTCAGGCTTTCCGACACATGGCGTCAGTTCTGCATGCAACTTGCGGAAGCGGGATCGGTGCTCGATCTGCCGAACGCCCCCGGAACCGCAATCGATCAGGCCGAAGGGCTACGCTATCTTTCCCGCCTGACCCGCGCGGCGTTTGAATCCATTATCGAAGGCGGTAATCCCGATTTCCCGCGCTTTTACCGCCTGACCACCGACACGCTGAAAATCGGCGGCGACAATCCCGACAATCTCTATATGAACGCGACTATTCGCGGCGATCGCGACTATGTCATCACCGGCACGCGCGGTTCAGTTTCCTATCTCAGCTTCGGCACCAAGGCCAACCGCTTCGCAATCGATGGCAAAATGGCCTCCACCGGCGAACTGGAAGATGCCGCGATGGATATCGCCGACGATGGCCGCTTCACGATCACGCTCAGCGCGACCCCGCAGGAAGGCAACTGGCTACCGATGCAATCCGACAGCACGATGCTGCTTGTCCGCCAGACCTTTCTCGATCGCGCAGACGAAACCCCTGCGGACCTGCAGATCACCTGTCTGAACCGCCCCGAACGCCCGGCCCCTGCCGATCCCGATGCAATGGCAGCCGCGCTCACCGCCTCGGCGGGCTTCGCCACCCACACGGCGAGAGCGTTCGCCGGGTGGAGCGAGATGTTCATGTCCCACCCCAACACCCTGTCGCCGTGGGATCAGACGATTTTCCAGAATGTCGGCGGAGACCCCAATATTCATTACCTGCACGGTTACTGGAAATTGGAACCGGGCGAGGCGTGGTTGATTGAAACCGAGGTGCCCGAATGCCGGTTCTGGAATTTCGTATTGCAGAACTGGTGGATGGAATCCGCCGATTATACATTTATCCCAAATGCTTATCTTACGAAGCGAACAGCCCGTTTTGACAGCGACGGGGTCTTGCGAATCGTCGTCGCCGAACGCGATCCCGGCGTGGGCAACTGGATCGACACCACCGGCCATCGATCCGGCACTGCCTTGCTGCGGTGGATCAGCGCCAACGACCATCCCATCCCCCGGTGCCGTGTCGTGCCACTGGACAGTCTCTGA
- a CDS encoding NAD-dependent succinate-semialdehyde dehydrogenase — translation MYPVIQFLIDGKWRDGNGDAEPVINPATGASVGDCPFANQQVLDDALASAQAAFKTWKKTPPVERARILRKTAELVRERTDHIATLMTLEQGKPVAEARVELGYAADIVEWYGEECKRSYGRIVPSRVPGVRQLVMHEPVGVVAGFSPWNFPAVTPIRKMAGAIAAGCSIIIKPSEETPATCFELTRCFVDAGLPAGVLNLVFGQPAFVSEYLMRSEAVRKISFTGSVPVGKLLMKQAAETLKRTTMELGGHSPVVVFDDVDIDQVAQTLVAGKFRNAGQVCVAPTRFYIQQDAYDRFVARFTELTAAIKVGPGLEPDSQMGPLASARRVDAMEQFVQDARDAGGKIMTGGAKHGNQGFFFQPTVITDLPDTCRLMTEEPFGPIAPIVPFKHFDEVVERANSLPLGLASYAFTRSAQTSQAIADAIEAGMVGVNSLAISTPETPFGGIKHSGHGHEGGIEGLDAYTNLKFVASA, via the coding sequence ATGTATCCTGTTATCCAGTTTCTGATCGATGGCAAATGGCGCGATGGCAACGGCGATGCCGAACCGGTCATCAACCCCGCAACCGGCGCTTCCGTCGGCGACTGCCCTTTCGCAAACCAGCAGGTTCTGGATGATGCGCTGGCTTCCGCGCAGGCGGCGTTCAAAACGTGGAAGAAGACCCCTCCGGTCGAACGCGCGCGCATCTTGCGCAAGACCGCCGAACTGGTGCGCGAACGCACCGATCACATCGCTACCCTGATGACGCTGGAACAGGGCAAACCCGTTGCCGAAGCGCGCGTTGAACTGGGTTATGCGGCGGATATCGTCGAATGGTACGGGGAAGAATGCAAGCGGTCCTATGGCCGGATCGTCCCCAGCCGTGTCCCCGGTGTCCGCCAACTGGTCATGCATGAACCAGTCGGCGTGGTGGCAGGGTTTTCCCCCTGGAATTTCCCTGCCGTGACCCCCATCCGCAAAATGGCGGGCGCGATCGCGGCGGGCTGTTCGATCATTATCAAGCCGTCGGAAGAAACCCCGGCCACCTGTTTCGAACTGACGCGCTGTTTTGTGGATGCCGGGCTGCCTGCCGGTGTCCTCAATCTCGTGTTCGGCCAGCCCGCTTTCGTTTCGGAATACCTGATGCGTTCCGAAGCGGTGCGGAAAATTTCCTTCACCGGTTCGGTCCCGGTCGGCAAACTGCTGATGAAACAGGCCGCCGAAACGCTCAAGCGCACCACGATGGAACTGGGCGGGCATTCGCCCGTCGTGGTGTTTGACGATGTCGATATCGATCAGGTCGCCCAGACGCTGGTGGCAGGAAAATTCCGCAATGCTGGGCAAGTCTGCGTGGCGCCGACACGGTTCTACATCCAGCAGGACGCCTATGACCGGTTCGTGGCGCGCTTCACCGAATTGACCGCAGCCATCAAGGTCGGCCCCGGTCTCGAACCCGACAGCCAGATGGGCCCGCTTGCCAGCGCCCGCCGGGTCGATGCGATGGAACAATTCGTGCAGGACGCGCGCGACGCGGGCGGCAAGATCATGACGGGCGGTGCGAAGCACGGCAACCAGGGCTTCTTCTTCCAGCCGACCGTGATTACCGATCTGCCGGATACCTGCCGCCTGATGACAGAAGAACCGTTTGGTCCGATTGCCCCGATCGTACCGTTCAAACATTTCGATGAAGTGGTGGAACGCGCAAATTCGCTGCCGCTTGGCCTTGCATCCTATGCCTTTACCCGTTCGGCACAAACCAGCCAGGCGATTGCCGATGCTATCGAAGCCGGCATGGTCGGCGTCAATTCGCTGGCTATTTCCACACCCGAAACGCCGTTCGGCGGCATCAAGCATAGCGGCCATGGCCATGAAGGCGGCATCGAAGGACTGGACGCCTACACCAACCTCAAATTCGTCGCCTCGGCCTAG
- a CDS encoding putative bifunctional diguanylate cyclase/phosphodiesterase → MGTRVAVPASLSMQLTGGLFGAFPLFLGGILNTIAVAAVAAWRHPSAAFLVWLGFEILLGIFRIGTLVYGRREIKRDGKPPVLLSAILSCCWAVSLGYGAFLSLGSGDWTLSIIVCLSVAAMVSGMCLRNFGTPRLAATMVVLALVPCAIAGLLSPEPIIVMIGLQLPIFMATILSASFSLHKLLVSRAVALSDLERSESLNDTMLRFSPDYTFILDEQLCILFFNRPYNVTTEYGDRRGEQWLNLLPPEDRNSAMKVMENCKAGRADKLITYYVDTQGQRRWLDVVINRIPDGSNRIIVVARDITDQKASEEKALWMARHDALTGLPNRDLLQDRLDAVLETADDNRMVALLILDVDNFKLINDTLGHDAGDRVLCTFADRLRAAVSEDDMVARTGGDEFAFLLAAECEASIHEAAARIFTQLRKPIEYDGRLLECGASIGASVIPRDGKTRSEILKSADIALYAAKAAGRARLKIFEPAMMDEVEGHQKMLATARRALQGDAIVPHYQPIVSLHNEQIIGFEALLRWRDGDGQMHTPDRMLAAFEDPAVGTQLSECMLERVLEDVRQWHTSGLPFGHVAINAAASDFRTGHFVQSLLDQLERKQIPPSCIHVEVTESVIMGRGASYVENALQELSRRGIRISLDDFGTGYASLSHLNHFPVDQIKIDRSFIRQIGSHNDSATICAAVINLGHSLGLGVIAEGIETAEQEARLLGMRCAMGQGYLYSDAIAAAAVPDAIRRRSFAGAMHSAHSWIG, encoded by the coding sequence TTGGGCACCCGCGTTGCTGTGCCCGCATCGCTTTCGATGCAGTTGACCGGCGGTCTGTTTGGCGCCTTTCCCCTGTTTTTGGGTGGCATTCTTAACACTATTGCGGTTGCTGCCGTTGCCGCCTGGCGTCATCCATCGGCGGCGTTTCTGGTCTGGTTGGGGTTCGAAATCCTGCTTGGCATTTTCCGTATCGGCACGCTGGTGTACGGGCGGCGCGAAATAAAACGGGATGGAAAGCCCCCGGTTCTGTTGTCGGCCATTCTGTCCTGCTGTTGGGCGGTGTCGTTGGGATACGGGGCCTTTCTGTCGCTTGGCAGCGGGGACTGGACGCTTTCGATTATCGTTTGCCTTTCGGTCGCAGCGATGGTCAGCGGCATGTGCCTGCGCAATTTCGGCACCCCGCGGCTGGCGGCAACGATGGTCGTGCTTGCGCTTGTGCCCTGCGCCATCGCGGGATTGTTGAGCCCGGAACCGATCATTGTGATGATCGGCCTGCAATTGCCAATCTTCATGGCGACGATCCTGTCGGCCTCGTTTTCGCTGCACAAATTGCTGGTGTCCCGAGCCGTCGCGCTGAGCGATCTGGAACGGAGTGAATCGCTGAACGACACGATGCTGCGGTTCAGCCCGGACTATACCTTTATTCTGGACGAGCAGTTGTGCATCCTCTTCTTCAACCGCCCCTACAACGTGACTACGGAATATGGGGATCGGCGGGGGGAGCAGTGGCTGAATCTCCTGCCGCCGGAAGATCGCAATTCCGCGATGAAAGTGATGGAAAACTGCAAGGCGGGGCGCGCAGACAAACTCATAACCTATTATGTCGACACGCAGGGGCAGCGGCGCTGGCTGGACGTGGTGATCAACCGCATACCCGATGGTTCGAACCGGATAATCGTGGTTGCCCGCGATATAACGGATCAGAAGGCATCGGAAGAAAAGGCGCTCTGGATGGCGCGGCATGATGCGCTGACGGGTTTGCCCAACCGGGATCTGTTGCAGGACAGGCTGGATGCCGTGCTGGAGACGGCGGACGATAACCGGATGGTTGCGCTCCTGATCCTCGATGTCGACAATTTTAAACTGATCAACGATACGCTGGGCCACGATGCGGGGGACAGGGTGCTGTGTACCTTCGCCGACCGTTTGCGCGCGGCGGTTTCCGAAGATGATATGGTCGCCCGCACCGGGGGAGATGAATTCGCGTTTCTGCTTGCGGCGGAATGCGAAGCCAGCATTCATGAGGCTGCGGCGCGGATATTCACCCAGTTGCGTAAACCGATCGAATACGATGGACGCCTGCTCGAATGCGGAGCCAGTATCGGGGCCAGTGTTATTCCGCGCGACGGCAAGACGCGATCCGAGATTCTCAAGTCCGCCGATATCGCGCTTTACGCGGCAAAGGCTGCGGGCCGGGCACGGCTCAAGATTTTCGAGCCGGCGATGATGGATGAAGTGGAAGGTCACCAGAAAATGCTGGCGACCGCGCGGCGCGCGCTGCAGGGCGACGCGATCGTTCCCCATTATCAACCCATCGTGTCGTTGCACAACGAACAGATCATCGGGTTCGAGGCGCTGTTGCGGTGGCGCGATGGGGATGGCCAGATGCATACGCCCGATCGCATGCTGGCGGCGTTCGAAGACCCTGCGGTCGGCACGCAACTGAGTGAATGCATGCTGGAACGTGTGCTCGAAGATGTGCGCCAGTGGCATACCAGCGGGCTGCCTTTCGGCCATGTCGCGATTAACGCGGCGGCTTCCGATTTCCGCACCGGCCATTTCGTGCAGAGCCTGCTGGATCAGCTTGAACGGAAGCAAATTCCGCCGTCCTGCATCCATGTCGAAGTGACGGAAAGTGTCATCATGGGGCGCGGCGCCAGCTACGTGGAAAACGCGCTGCAGGAACTGAGCCGACGTGGCATCCGGATATCGCTGGATGATTTTGGCACCGGGTACGCGTCGTTGTCTCACCTCAACCATTTCCCGGTCGATCAGATCAAGATCGATCGATCGTTCATTCGGCAGATCGGTTCGCACAATGATTCCGCGACCATTTGCGCCGCTGTGATCAATCTGGGACACAGTCTCGGGCTGGGCGTCATTGCGGAAGGCATCGAAACCGCCGAACAGGAAGCCCGATTGCTGGGTATGCGCTGCGCCATGGGGCAGGGGTATCTCTATTCGGACGCGATTGCCGCCGCCGCGGTGCCGGACGCGATCAGGCGACGCTCATTCGCAGGCGCGATGCATTCTGCGCATTCGTGGATCGGCTAA
- a CDS encoding LysR family transcriptional regulator, whose product MTISYALSHSQSMQWDDLQTFLAIARRGTLSAAARELGVTQPTMGRRLQAMERRMGARLLQRLPGRYALTALGESVLANAERIDAEALAAERAIVGRDIALEGVVRLTTVDTIADRVVAPALARLQQVHPGIVIELVPDMRSLSLSKREADLALRMTRFEGHDIFARKAGSFSLGIYAAESWRDRQHGADARLVTVLEDQEHLPEALWLRDLYPEASVGFRSNSREVMLSAASSGAGIAALPRFRADAEPGLIRLNTTTPDLVRDIWLGVHADMRHMPRIRVVMDALLNQCNAMASAMQPA is encoded by the coding sequence TTGACTATCTCCTATGCGTTATCGCATAGTCAGTCGATGCAATGGGACGATCTGCAGACCTTTCTCGCCATTGCCCGGCGCGGCACGCTTTCCGCCGCGGCGCGCGAACTGGGCGTCACGCAACCAACCATGGGCCGCCGCTTGCAAGCGATGGAACGGCGCATGGGCGCGCGTCTGCTGCAACGCCTGCCCGGCCGCTATGCGCTGACCGCGCTGGGCGAAAGCGTGCTGGCCAATGCCGAACGGATCGATGCTGAGGCTCTGGCCGCCGAACGCGCGATTGTCGGCCGCGATATCGCGCTGGAAGGTGTCGTCCGCCTGACGACGGTCGACACCATCGCCGATCGCGTTGTCGCCCCCGCGCTTGCCCGGTTGCAGCAGGTCCACCCCGGCATCGTAATCGAACTGGTTCCCGATATGCGTTCACTCAGCCTGTCGAAACGCGAAGCCGACCTTGCCCTGCGCATGACCCGCTTTGAAGGGCATGATATCTTCGCACGGAAAGCGGGGTCGTTTTCGCTGGGCATCTATGCCGCGGAATCGTGGAGAGACCGCCAGCACGGCGCCGATGCAAGGCTGGTCACCGTGCTTGAAGATCAAGAACATCTGCCCGAAGCCCTGTGGCTGCGCGATCTCTATCCCGAGGCTTCGGTCGGTTTTCGATCCAACAGCCGCGAAGTCATGTTGTCCGCCGCATCAAGCGGCGCGGGTATTGCCGCCCTGCCCCGATTTCGCGCCGATGCCGAACCCGGCCTGATCAGGCTGAATACCACCACACCCGATCTCGTGCGCGATATCTGGCTGGGCGTTCACGCCGACATGCGCCACATGCCGCGGATCAGGGTGGTGATGGATGCCTTGCTGAACCAGTGCAACGCCATGGCCAGCGCGATGCAGCCGGCCTAG
- the wrbA gene encoding NAD(P)H:quinone oxidoreductase, with protein sequence MSKVLVLYYSSYGHIETMAEAIAEGARSTGAQVDIRRVAETVPEDVARASHYKLDQKAPIATVAELESYDAIIIGTGTRFGRISSQMAAFLDQAGGLWARGALNGKVGAAFTSTATQHGGQETTLFSIITNMLHFGMTVVGLDYGFAGQMRNDEVVGGAPYGATTIANGDGSRQPSETELEGARYLGRRAADTATKLFG encoded by the coding sequence ATGAGCAAGGTTCTGGTTCTCTATTATTCGAGCTATGGCCATATCGAAACGATGGCCGAAGCCATTGCGGAAGGCGCCCGTTCCACCGGGGCACAGGTCGATATCCGCCGTGTGGCGGAAACGGTGCCCGAAGACGTGGCCCGGGCCAGCCATTACAAGCTCGACCAGAAGGCGCCCATCGCCACGGTGGCGGAACTGGAAAGCTACGATGCCATCATTATCGGCACCGGGACGCGGTTTGGCCGCATTTCCTCGCAAATGGCGGCGTTCCTCGATCAGGCAGGCGGTTTGTGGGCGCGCGGTGCACTGAACGGCAAAGTTGGCGCGGCATTCACGTCCACGGCAACGCAGCACGGCGGGCAGGAAACGACCCTGTTCTCGATCATCACCAATATGCTGCATTTCGGGATGACCGTGGTCGGTCTCGACTATGGTTTTGCGGGGCAGATGCGCAATGACGAAGTGGTTGGCGGTGCGCCTTACGGGGCCACGACCATTGCCAACGGGGATGGCAGCCGTCAGCCCAGCGAGACCGAACTGGAAGGTGCACGCTATCTCGGCAGGCGGGCGGCAGACACGGCAACGAAGCTGTTCGGCTGA
- a CDS encoding response regulator transcription factor, protein MNTASEQPPERQLVIVEDDASFARTLTRSFERRGYAVISASSHEELLVLLQHNRPHYAVVDLKLGGASGLACVQDLRASDEAMKIVVLTGFASIATAVEAIKLGASHYLAKPSNTDDIEAAFDLSDGNADAPVDGRQSSIKTLEWEHIHQTLVETDFNISEAARRLGMHRRTLARKLEKRQLK, encoded by the coding sequence ATGAATACCGCCAGCGAACAGCCGCCCGAACGCCAGCTTGTCATCGTGGAAGATGACGCGTCTTTTGCCCGCACGCTCACGCGGTCTTTCGAACGGCGCGGTTATGCGGTGATATCGGCCAGCAGCCACGAAGAATTGCTGGTTTTGCTCCAGCACAACCGGCCCCACTATGCCGTGGTCGATCTGAAACTGGGCGGCGCATCGGGCCTCGCCTGCGTGCAGGATCTGCGCGCCAGTGACGAGGCGATGAAAATCGTCGTCCTCACCGGCTTTGCCAGCATTGCCACCGCTGTCGAGGCGATCAAGCTGGGCGCATCGCATTACCTCGCGAAACCGTCGAATACCGACGATATCGAAGCGGCTTTTGACCTCTCTGACGGGAATGCCGATGCCCCGGTGGATGGCCGCCAATCCTCCATCAAGACGCTGGAATGGGAACATATCCATCAGACACTGGTGGAAACCGATTTCAACATCTCGGAAGCCGCGCGCAGGCTGGGCATGCATCGCCGGACGCTGGCCCGAAAGCTAGAGAAGCGCCAGTTGAAGTAG
- a CDS encoding ATP-binding protein — protein MPETDFSPVAVPETDAGRRNMRLLIQLRWLAVGGQLATIELVHNFMGIKLPLFPMLTAVAFLAVINIACLPLLRRKSAVTNSELTIALLIDVAVLAWQLQFSGGLANPFASLFLLHIVLGSILLKPFTSWGIVAASLLALGLLTINPVPLALPQRYLADPMGLYLKGSLVCFLLIAVLLVAFVTRISRNLRDRDAALAAIRQRAAEEDHIVRMGLLASGAAHELGTPLSSLSVLIGDWRRLPQISKDQELQDDLADMDAAVKRCKTIVSGILNSAGEARGIAPEVTTMRTFLRGIVADCRTAWRTTTLDYDERFMEDMPIVSDPALRQVIGNVIDNAAEASPEWIGVSAARKGDRLALEVSDRGPGFTPEMLEGFGQPYRSTKGQAGRGLGLFLLVNVLRKMGGQATAENRPEGGARVRIQLPLAALAYDGAPRR, from the coding sequence ATGCCCGAAACCGATTTTTCGCCCGTTGCCGTGCCGGAAACCGATGCCGGACGCCGCAATATGCGGCTGCTCATCCAGTTGCGCTGGCTGGCCGTGGGCGGACAGCTGGCGACAATTGAGCTGGTGCACAACTTCATGGGGATCAAGCTTCCGCTGTTTCCCATGCTGACGGCCGTGGCGTTTCTGGCGGTCATCAATATCGCCTGTCTCCCCCTGCTTCGCCGAAAAAGCGCCGTCACCAACAGCGAACTGACGATCGCCCTGTTGATCGATGTCGCGGTACTGGCCTGGCAGCTGCAATTTTCGGGCGGCCTGGCCAACCCTTTCGCCTCGCTGTTCCTGCTGCATATCGTGCTGGGGTCCATTCTTCTCAAACCCTTCACATCATGGGGCATAGTCGCCGCATCGCTGTTGGCGCTGGGTCTGCTCACAATCAATCCCGTGCCGCTGGCCCTGCCGCAGCGTTATCTGGCAGATCCGATGGGTCTTTACCTCAAGGGCAGCCTCGTGTGCTTCCTGCTGATCGCGGTCCTGCTGGTCGCCTTCGTCACCCGGATCAGCCGTAACCTGCGCGATCGCGATGCCGCCCTCGCCGCGATCCGGCAACGCGCCGCCGAAGAAGATCATATCGTGCGCATGGGCCTGCTCGCCTCGGGCGCCGCGCACGAACTGGGCACGCCGCTCTCCTCACTATCCGTTCTGATCGGCGACTGGCGACGGCTGCCCCAGATCAGCAAGGATCAGGAACTGCAGGACGATCTGGCCGACATGGATGCGGCGGTGAAGCGCTGCAAGACGATTGTCAGCGGCATTCTGAACTCCGCCGGGGAAGCGCGCGGCATCGCCCCGGAAGTGACCACCATGCGCACGTTTCTTCGGGGCATTGTCGCTGATTGCCGCACGGCATGGCGCACCACCACACTCGATTATGACGAACGCTTCATGGAGGATATGCCGATCGTGTCCGATCCGGCATTGCGGCAGGTTATAGGCAATGTGATCGACAATGCCGCCGAAGCATCCCCCGAATGGATCGGGGTCAGCGCCGCGCGCAAGGGCGATCGTCTGGCGCTGGAAGTGTCCGACCGGGGCCCCGGTTTCACACCCGAAATGCTGGAAGGTTTTGGCCAACCCTATCGTTCGACCAAGGGGCAGGCAGGTCGGGGTCTGGGGCTGTTTTTGCTGGTAAATGTGTTACGCAAAATGGGCGGGCAGGCCACAGCGGAAAACCGGCCCGAAGGCGGTGCGCGGGTACGCATACAGTTGCCCCTTGCGGCCCTCGCCTATGACGGAGCGCCGAGACGATGA
- a CDS encoding SURF1 family protein, whose amino-acid sequence MTSARHPRSPRRRAVIAGVAILVAAGLVALGLWQLERREEKHALIAAVAERAYNPPVAAPGPESWPAISAEKDSYRRVTVTGHFQHDRETRVQAVTALGGGYWVLTPLVTPTFTVLVNRGFVPADKRDPATRTEGNGTNATTVTGLLRISEPGGGFLRSNDAAADRWYSRDVTAIARARALPRAAPYFIDADATANPGGFPVGGLTVLHFPDNHMVYALTWFALALLVGWGAWYVLRVPATDGSAADR is encoded by the coding sequence ATGACATCGGCGCGCCACCCCCGATCCCCGCGTCGTCGCGCGGTGATCGCAGGGGTGGCGATACTCGTTGCCGCCGGGCTGGTTGCGCTGGGCCTGTGGCAGCTCGAACGGCGCGAAGAGAAACACGCACTGATCGCCGCTGTGGCGGAACGGGCCTACAATCCGCCGGTTGCCGCACCGGGGCCGGAAAGCTGGCCCGCAATCTCCGCTGAAAAAGACAGCTATCGCCGGGTCACCGTAACCGGACATTTCCAGCATGATCGCGAGACACGGGTTCAGGCGGTCACCGCCCTGGGTGGCGGCTACTGGGTGCTTACCCCGCTGGTAACCCCCACATTTACCGTACTGGTCAACCGGGGCTTCGTGCCTGCGGACAAGCGTGATCCCGCCACCCGGACCGAGGGCAACGGCACGAACGCGACCACAGTGACCGGCCTTTTGCGCATATCGGAACCGGGCGGCGGATTCCTGCGCAGCAACGATGCGGCGGCAGATCGCTGGTATTCGCGCGATGTCACCGCCATTGCCCGCGCCCGCGCCCTGCCCCGGGCGGCCCCCTATTTCATCGATGCCGATGCCACCGCCAACCCCGGCGGCTTTCCGGTGGGCGGGCTGACCGTGCTGCATTTTCCCGATAACCACATGGTCTATGCTCTCACCTGGTTTGCGCTGGCATTGCTCGTTGGATGGGGCGCATGGTACGTTCTGCGCGTTCCCGCAACCGACGGGTCCGCAGCCGACAGGTAA
- the cyoD gene encoding cytochrome o ubiquinol oxidase subunit IV, translating into MSQTPHHTDAPAHTGAHTHAGDHHHDDGIPHASMRDYATGFILSVILTAIPFWLVMTGTLSPGLTAAVIVAFAIVQVIVHMVYFLHMSPKAEGGWTLTTLVFTLIVVVIMLAGSLWVMHHLHTNMMPVHDVSQLP; encoded by the coding sequence ATGAGCCAGACCCCCCACCACACCGACGCCCCTGCCCACACTGGTGCCCACACCCACGCGGGCGATCATCATCACGATGACGGGATTCCCCATGCATCGATGCGGGATTACGCCACCGGGTTCATCCTGTCGGTGATCCTCACGGCCATACCGTTCTGGCTGGTCATGACCGGGACGCTGAGCCCCGGCCTGACCGCTGCGGTGATTGTCGCCTTCGCCATCGTCCAGGTGATCGTACACATGGTCTACTTCCTCCACATGAGCCCGAAGGCCGAAGGGGGATGGACGCTGACGACGCTGGTCTTCACGTTGATTGTCGTCGTCATCATGCTGGCCGGTTCGCTGTGGGTCATGCACCACCTGCACACCAATATGATGCCCGTCCATGATGTGAGCCAATTGCCATGA